A portion of the Glycine max cultivar Williams 82 chromosome 10, Glycine_max_v4.0, whole genome shotgun sequence genome contains these proteins:
- the LOC102664726 gene encoding uncharacterized protein translates to MREKGAPAEVNWPGVSKTPWYNQFKPTRPMKRRLREVFRHVKSINETLILQSPGSDADIIILNPNSGFEITAKSHHSKLDTNVYEGRRGKGDNQYRMSGQALEFKQLNTHAWEAFEKGQDIHMQAAPSQAELLYKNFKIIKEKLKSQTKNAIVEKYGNAASQEELPKELLLGQTERQVEYDRAGRIIEGLVLFNMKFMLIFFL, encoded by the exons ATGAGAGAGAAAGG AGCACCAGCTGAGGTGAACTGGCCTGGTGTTTCTAAGACTCCTTGGTATAATCAATTTAAGCCAACAAGACCAATGAAAAGACGTCTCCGGGAAGTTTTCAGACA TGTGAAGTCTATCAATGAGACACTCATTCTGCAAAGTCCAGGATCTGATGCAGATATTATCATCCTCAACCCAAATTCAGGCTTTGAGATAACTGCAAAGTCCCACCACTCCAAACTGGACACAAATGTCTATGAGGGAAGGAGAGGAAAG GGAGATAACCAATATAGAATGAGTGGACAGGCTTTGGAGTTCAAGCAACTTAACACTCATGCTTGGGAAGCATTTGAGAAAGGCCAGGATATCCACATGCAAGCTGCACCTTCCCAAGCTGAATTGTTGTATaagaattttaagataataaaagAGAAGCTGAAGTCACAAACAAAAAATGCCATAGTGGAGAAGTATGGAAATGCTGCATCCCAAGAAGAGCTTCCAAAGGAGCTTCTTTTGGGACAAACAGAGAGACAAGTAGAATATGATAGGGCTGGCAGAATTATAGAAGGCCTGGTATTGTTCAATATGAAGTTcatgttgattttctttttatga